ATGTGGCTTTCTTTGAATAAGACCTCTAAAACCGTATGCACCAAGAACCTGGAGAAATCTCATCATTTGAATAGGTTTTACCGAGTTTCTTAGTTGATGTTGTGTCTGCTCACTTTCAAATTGCTGAATATAAAATTCTAACATTTCATTTTTGAAATCTTCGGGAAAGTTTGCTTTAGCCTGAAAAAGAAAGGAAATAACATCATAGATAAGAGGGCCTTTCATTGCAGATTGATAATCAATGAAGGAAACATGGTTATTTTCGTTAACCATTATATTTCTTGCCTGAAAATCCCGTATCATTATTCCTTTTGGCTCAAGACTTTCAATAAGAGAGGCTATGGCTTTGAATTCTTTTAGTAGGGTTGATTTATGGTATTCCAGCTCCAGGACATCGGCAATGAAATTCTTAAAATAATACAAATCGTGGATGACCGGAAGTTCGTCATAGTTCTCATATTCAAATGTTTTGGTAAAATCTATTTCCCCACTTGTCCGTATTTGTAACTGAAAAAGCTTTTCTAAAGTCTGCCTGACCATGGCTTTTACTTTCACGGAAAGACCCTCTTTTGCAATAATTTCGGAGAGGGTGTGTTCTCCTAAAAATTCCTGAACATATGTTTTCCGGTCTTCGGAAATAATAAGAATAGCAGGAGTGTTGAGGTGTAAGTGAGAGAAAATATTTGAATAATAAAAAAAACTTTCATTTTCCTGAATATTTTCATTATAGGTAATAATATACTTTTTGTTATCTGCCTGCGCCAGAAAATTCACTCTCGCGGATCCGCTTTGAGCCAATGTGACGAACTCAGAAGATTTTTTACCTATATAGTTTTCAAAAAATCGTTGTGCGTTTTCAGAAGTCATAATATGGAAACAAATATACTAAATTAGAGTCTAATTTTTATCTTTGTATTATGCTAAAGGATTTTAAGCCGGTTTTAAGTATTCTGTTGAGGTTCATCATCATTTATGTGGTGTTGCTGTTGGGTTATCAGTTTTATCTGAACAGCTACAAGGAAACGGGGCTGGATCCTTTTTCAAGGATGATTGCTGAACAGGTGAGCTATATTCAGAATGTTTTGAAATATCCTACACAGCTGTATAATGACGTTGAAAAAGAACAGGTCTGGTTTTATGTAAAGAATGTTTACGTTACACGAATGGTTGAAGGATGTAATGCAATTTCCGTAATGATTCTTTTCGTATCTTTTGTTTTTGCATTCTATAAAGGAGCTAAAACATTTATTTTTGTTTTGATCGGCCTTGTGATACTTTATGTGATCAATGTTCTTAGGATCGTAGGAATTAATCTTTTGGTCAGTGATTACAAGCAGTATGAAAAGATGGCCCATGATTTTCTTTTTCCTGCTGTGATCTATGGAACGGTAGTTATCCTGTGGCTTGTTTGGATTAAATTTTTTGCTTTAAAGAATGAAAATACTTAACTGGGTTTTAGTGATACTTGGAGTTGCGGGACTTATGAGTGTACGGGTATTTGAAAATAAGATCTTTTATGATCCTTTTCTTGAGTATTTTCATAAAGCCGATAAGACTATTGCTTTTCCTGCTTTTGATTGGGGAAAGCTGATTCTTGGGCATGTCCTAAGATTTCTTCTGAATTTATTTTTTTCCTGCCTTATTATTCATTTTTTATTTAAAAATAAGACCTGGACCCTACAGGGTGGAGTATTGATTACTATAATTTTTCTTATTACTTTTCCCATCTATCTTTACTGTATTCACGACAGGTTTGAAGTGGGATATCTTTTTTCTTTCTATATGAGAAGGTTTGTGATCCAGCCTTTGATTATACTTCTTGTTGTTCCTATGTTTTATTACAGGCAACAATTATTAAAAAGAGCTTAGATATATCAGTCTATGTTGCAGTATGTTTAACCTCCAGTGTTATATTCTCTGTAGTCCATTCCACTCTTTTTACGAAATCCCTTTCGCGGACTGGGCAATCCATGATCTGGCAGACCGGGCATGAAATCGTTTTGCAGTCATCCATATGAAAATTAAATTCAATGGTACGGTTGATATTTTTTGCCAGGAGGATAATCACATTTTCCATTTCTTTATGGGCGTCACGAAGGCTATAATACCATGGTAGCGTAATATGTGCATCGATATGGAGCGAAGCTCCGAATTGCTGGATTTTCATATTATGTACATCAATCCATTCTGCTTTTCTGTTGTTTTCAAGAACTTGAACAATCTGGATCAGTATCTCGGGATCCTGTTCATCCATAATTCCGCTTAAAGACTTGCGGATGATCTTATATCCTACAAATATAATATAGGCTCCAAATACTAAGGCAACGACAGAATCTAGCCAATAGATCTTTGTAAAGTAAACAACAATTAAACTAAGAACAACTCCAAGAGTGGTAATGGTATCAGACTGGAGGTGTTTTCCTGAAGAGATCAGAACCAATGAGTTATCCGCTTTCCCTTTTTTAATGGAAATATAACCCAGCAGATAATTGACTACTGCAGTGGCAGCAATGATTGCAATTCCCCAGTCCATTTTATTAAGCGTCTTACCGACGATTAAACTATGGGTACCTTCGTAGATGATCATAATACCTGCAATGGCGATTAGTGCTCCCTCTATTCCGGAAGTTACGAATTCAACTTTTCCATGTCCGTAAGGGTGTCCCTCATCTTTAGGTTTTGCGGCCAGATGGAGTGAATAGAGTCCCATAAATGCGCTGATAACGTTCACGACACTTTCCATAGCGTCTGAAAAAACAGCATCGGAATTAGTGAGTTTCCAGGCGATAATTTTACCGATGAACAAAATAACTCCAAAAACGGCAATTAATCTTTGAAAGCCTATTTTATTTTTATTCATATTCTTTAATCTTACTAGTTTGATAAAAAAAAGAATCTCAATTTTGAGACTCTTTTTTATTTTGTTAGTTTAAACTAAGTTTTTTGATACCAGGTATTCTGCGATCTGTACTGCGTTCGTTGCAGCGCCTTTTCTCAGATTATCCGCCACGATCCACAAATTGAGCGTTTTGGGTTGTGACAGATCCCGTCTTATCCTTCCTACAAAGACTTCATCTTTTCCTTCTGAGTCTAGTGGCATCGGATATCGGTTGTTTTTCACATCATCTATTACTATAACTCCCGGGGTTTCAGATAAGATCTTTCTTACTTCATCGAGGTCGAACTCATTTTCAAATTCGATATTCACACTTTCCGAATGTCCGCCCTGAACCGGAACCCTTACTGCCGTTGCCGTTAAATTAAAAGTATCATCCCCTAAGATTTTCTTAGGCTCTTTCATTAATTTAATCTCTTCCTTCGTGTAATCGTCATCACTGAAAACGTCACAGTGTGGTAAAGCATTTTTAAAGATCTGATAAGGATATACCTTTGCTACGGAATCATCGCCTTTAATTTCAGAATTTAACTGATCTACGGCTGCTTTCCCAGTTCCGGTCACAGACTGGTAGGTTGAAACAACCACTCTTTTAAGGTCATATTTCTTATTAAGTGGTCCCAGAACCATAACCAACTGAATGGTAGAGCAGTTGGGGTTGGCAATAATTTTATCTTCGGCTGTTAAAACATTCGAATTGATCTCAGGAACCACCAGTTTTTTGGTAGGATCCATTCTCCACGCAGAAGAATTGTCGATTACAGTAATTCCTGCTTCAGCAAATTTGGGAGCAAATTCCAAAGATGTAGAACCTCCGGCTGAAAAAATAGCAATATCAGGTTTGGCAGCTATAGCGTCATTAATGCTTACAATCGTATACTCTTCCTGTTTATACTTCACCTTCTTACCAATAGATTTTTCCGAAGCTACCGGAATTAATTCTGTGACAGGGAAGTTTCTCTCCTCCAAAACTTTAAGCATAACTTGTCCAACCATTCCTGTTGAACCTACTACAGCTACTTTCATCTTAATGATTACAATGTTTAAGTTAATATATTATGCCCCGAAGACCCTTGTCCACGGGAACGCGAATGCAAATAAGCCAACCGCAATAAGTCCCATGATTACAATTCCTAACGAAATGGTATCATTGGATTTTACTTTTTTATTGATGATCGTCATCAATACGGCTGCAATCAGCATAGAAAATGGATGTTCCACATATTGAAATCTTAGGTCTGCATTTTTCATTACTGCTCCCATATCCAATCCTTTTGTAAAGTTGGTGATCAGCATAATGATTCCAATCAAAAATTGAACGTGGAAGAAGATCATGGTGAAAAGAGTGGTCTTCTTTAAAAATTTGTTCACTTTTCCACTGAAGCCAAACATGGTCCCTAAAAGTGCAATAATAAATAGTGCTACCAAAAGAAGCTCAAGATACCCAAATCCTTTGTGGGCACTAAGTAAAATCTTGTAAAAATCCATATCCTGTTTTTTTCTATTTTTCTAGTAGACAAAGATAACAAAAAATCCCGGCCAAAGCCGGGATTGATATTTATAAAATCTAAATTTATATTATTAGAAGTTGAAAGATAAATTAGCAGACCAAGTTCTTCCGAAACCGAAATAAACTCTGTTCGATGGGTCAAGCCCTTTGTATAAAGTAGCTTGATATGCAGCATATTGCTGAGGCGTTGAGAAATCTCCCTCTCCTTTAGCAAAGATGTTAGTTGCTCCATCTGAAATATAAGTAGTATCTAATAAGTTGTAAACGTTAGCACCTACAGTGAAGTATTGTGACGTGTTATTTAATCTTATTTTATAAGAAAATCCTACATCAAACAGGTTAAAATCTGGTAATTTAAGTGATCCTCTTGCCTGGTTTTCAGGTTTGGAGAATGATCCTGGATCAATAGATGAGTAAATTTCACCCACGTATCTCCAAGTACCATAGATACTTAAATCTTTTACAGGTCTTATGGTAGCTCCCAATGAAGCAGTCATCTGAGGAATACTGTTACTGCTACTTCCCCCTACTTTTACACCATCTAGGTAAAGAGTAGTATTGTTAGAAGCGTTTCCAGAAGTTACTACTGGATTGTTGTTATCATCAAATGTAGCCCCACTAGCATTACCTTTATATTTGTAGTCTCCAATAGATAACATTCCTTGGAATTCTAGCATGGGGATTGGCTTATAGGTTGCATCTATTTCAATTCCCATATGTACCTGTGTAATTCCACTGATTTCTGCGTAACCGGTTAATGTTGACGTTCCTGTTGGAGAAGAAGGATCTACTACTTCAAATGTCATTCCTCCTCTTCTGAACCATCTGTCTTTCCACTCAGTTCTGTAAAGGTTAACATTTGCGTTTAATTTAGATGATCTGAATCCATAACCAACTTCAGCTGAGAAGATTTTCTCATTAGTCAAAGTAGGGTTAAGAACCTGAAAGTTACTTGGATATACAGAGTTCATGAAAGGCTGCTTGCTGTAATATCCGATATTAGCAAAAACATTATGGTTATCATTAATATTATAATTTGCCCCCCCTTTAATGTTGTATCCGAAAAGATTCTTGAAACCAGTTTTTGTATTTACTATCTGTCCAGTAACTGCATTAGGTTGTCTGGTTACACCATCTTTTACAAAGTTATCAATTCTTTGATATGCCTGATTTGAAACGGAACCTTGTAAGAATGCTGATAAATTATCCTTAGAATATTCTACTTGAGCGAATCCACTGTACCAAAGTACTTCACCATCATTACTGTAGCCTATTTGATCTCCTATTGGAGCAGTTTTTCCTCCAAACGGATTCCATGAAAGGCTCTTGTAATCATACACTTTATTAACAATGTATGGCGCCACATTTTTGTTTCCGGCTTCTTTATACCCTGCAGCTCCGTAAAGATCTGAAACTACTTGATAATGATAACCATAGTAATATCTGTCGTCTGTACCTACTGAGAAATTCCAGTTATCATTGATTTTATGTTGGAAATTTGCTAAAATCCCATACCAGTTGTGGGAGTTAATACTTGCTCTACGGATTAATGTACTTCCTGCTGGAGTAGCCGGATTATTTAGGTCAACAGCCTGGTTAGCTGCAAAAATAGCATCATAATTGAAATGCCCCATATTGTCATAGTAACCAGTAGCTCCTTTTCCGCCAACTCTACCCAAATCACCAGTTCCACCACCTCTACCATTAGACATATATAGAACAGTACTTAATTTGGATTTTTCATTCATATTCCAATCCCAGTTCAACATCATTACGGGCTTAGCGTAATAATTAGATCTGTTTGCTAAAGCCACTTTATTTCCATTTGCATCGGTATAGTAACCATAATCAGAATTGTATTGTCTGTATGGAGTACCATCTTGGTCCGGATTATATTTTATATAGTTTGCAATAGTAGGAGAGAAGGTTCTCTGATCATGCCACTGTGGAGATGAAGTTATAGTGAATTGGAAGTTATGCTTTTTGTTCGGCTCCCAACCTAATGCGAAATAGTAAGCATAAGCTTCAAAGTCTGTGTTTTCGATATAAGTTCCTCCTGCAGTTCTACTCATTAGAAAAGATGAAGACCATCCTTTATCAAGTTTTCCAGTATTATATGCAAATGATGTTTTTAAGTAGTCATTATTACCAACTCCTAATCTTATCACACCTCCTTTTTTCATGTCCGCAGAACGAGTAATGTAGTTAATAGTTCCCCCTACAGAAGCTATCCCTAATTTAGAAGAACCTAAACCTCTCTGTGCTTGAACAAAACTAGTAACGTCAGCTAAACCTGTCCAGTTAGAGTAGTATACAGTACCTCCTTCCATATCATTTACAGGCATACCGTTTACCATTACTGCGATGTTTCGGGACTCGAAACCTCTCATGGTAATACCTCCGTCACCGTAACCACCTCCGGATTTAGTAGCGTACACTGAAGGTGTAGTGTTTAAAATCTCGGTAAGTTCTTGGTTTCCTAATCTTTCGATAATTTGTGCTGCTTTAATAGTAGATGCAGCAACCGGTGTCTTTCTATCTTTAGCGATATCTGTTACACCTTGTAAAATTACCTCCTCAATGTCTTTAGACCTCTTAATCGTGTCCTGTGTTTCTTGAGCGTAATAAACACTAGCTGTAGACAATGTAATTACTACAGTCAGTATCGATTTGTTGATTAATTTCATAATCGTTAGTAATAGTTAGATTTAAATTTTATGCAAAAGTCGGTATTTAAATTTTAACCAATATTAACCCAATGTTAATTTTTAACGAATATTAAGAATTATTAATTTGTTGATTTATAGTATTTTAGCTTTTTTACCTGTTTTTATGTTAAAAAAATGCATTGCATAATACATAAAAAAGTAATATTATTTTTGTTAAAAATACAATGCTATTTCACGGCTTTGAGGCTTAGATCTATGTTTTTAGCCGAGTGTGTAAGGGCTCCGGCAGAAATGTAAGTAACACCTGTAGAGGCAATATCTTTTAGCTCATCACGGGTAATTCCGCCGGAAGCTTCGGATTCACATTTGCCGTTAATCATTTCAACCGCCTGTCTCATTGTTTTCACATCCATATTATCGAGCATGATTCTGTCTACCTTTGCTTTAATAGCTTCTTCAACTTCTTCAAGATTCCTTGTTTCAACCTCTATTTTCAGTTTTTTCTTGTTCTTTTTAATATAATCTTTTGCCATTTTTACCGCATTGGTAATACTGCCATTATAATCAATATGATTATCTTTCAGCATGATCATGTCATAAAGCCCGTATCTGTGGTTGGTTCCGCCTCCTATAGCAACCGCCCATTTTTCACATATCCTGAAATTAGGAGTAGTTTTTCTTGTATCTAATAATTTGGTTTTTGTCCCCACTAATCTTGAATCCCATTCATGTGTAAGGGTTGCTATACCGCTCATCCTTTGCATGCAGTTCAGGATCAGCCTTTCTGTTGAAAGAATTGATTGAGCTGGTCCTGTAACTATGAAGGCAATATCGCCTACTTTGGCTGCCTCACCGTCTTTAATAAAGGTTTCAACTTTTAGGTTTTTATCGAAAGTTGTAAAGATAATTTCAGCTAATTCAACTCCTGCAAGGATACAATTTTGCTTAACCAGAAGTTGAGCGCTTTGTTTAAGATCTTTTGGAATTGTTGATAGGGTAGAATGATCACCATCCTGGATATCTTCTTCCAGAGCAGATTTTATAAATGTTTTAAGTGCTTTATCTGTTACGTAGTTTGGCTTTTTCATGTTCTTTATACTTGGTTAAGCTAAATCTTTATTATAAAATGCCCCCTTATTTTCAGTCATTTCCATAGATTGGGTAATGATGAGATGAGCAACGGTTGTTAAGTTTCTTAGTTCGGATAATTGAGGGGAAAGAATAGAGTAGCGATAGATTTCATCTACAGCCGCGGCAATTTCATGATGCTTTTGAAGAGCCATTTTTAAACGTCTGTTGCTTCGTACGATACCTACCAGGTCACTCATCATTTCCTGAAGTTGTTTTCTGAGGTAGCTTACGATAACCATTTCATCAATAATTTTCATTCCTTCCTCGTTCCACTCCGGAACAGCTTTTAGATCATCAAAATTAAAGTTGTTATCCTTTAACAGCTCTACGGTCTTCATCGCTGCATTATGCCCAAACACAAGTCCTTCTAGTAAAGAGTTGGAAGCAAGTCTGTTAGCTCCGTGTAAGCCGGAGTTGGTGCATTCGCCCACGGCAAATAAATTTTTGATAGAAGATTGCCCGTCTCTGTCCACTTCAATTCCTCCCATCAGATAATGGCAGGCGGGAACTACAGGAATTAATTGAGTGAAAGGATCAATGGCTTCTTCTTTGCATTTTTTATAAATATTAGGGAAATGGTCTAAAAATTTTTCCTGATTCATTTCCCGGCAATCCAGACCTACATATTCATCTCCGGAAATTTTCATTTCGTTGTCTATAGCTCTTGCTACTATATCTCTGGAGGCAAGTTCCTCACGTTCATCATATTTATGCATGAACTTTTCTCCTCTTTTTGTTCTGAGTTTTGCACCATCACCACGTACTGCCTCTGAAATCAGAAATAACATTCCGTCAATTTTGCTATACAGGGCTGTAGGGTGGAACTGGTAATATTGCATGTTGGAAACATTTCCTTTTGCGCGGGCTACAAATGCAATTCCGTCACCTGTCGCAATAGTGGGATTGGTTGTGTTTTTATAAACATGGCCAGCACCTCCGGTTGCAACGAGTGTTATTTTTGAAGTTATTTTTTTTATGGTTTTGGATTTTTCATCCAAAATATATGCACCATAACAGTGGATGTCTCCTTCATTTAATTCTTTTCCGGGAACATGGTGCTGAGTGATAATGTCAATAACGTAATGGTGATCGAGAATTTCGATGTTTGGACTATTTTTGGCCGTCTGTAAAAGAGCTCTTTCTATCTCAAATCCCGTGATATCCTTATGATGAACAATTCTGTTTTCTGTATGTCCTCCTTCTCTTCCTAATGCAAATTCTCCATTTTTCATGTCGAATTGAGCACCCCATTCTACAATTTCATTAAACCTTGCGGGAGCTTCTTTCACCACCATTTCTACCACATCGCGTTTACTTTCTCCATCTCCGGCACGCATGGTGTCTTCAATGTGTTTTTCGAAATTGTCTTTCTTGAAATCCGTAACGACAGCTAAGCCGCCCTGAGCATATTTTGTATTGCTTTCATCTTCATCAGATTTTGTTACTATTATTATATTGGCATCAGGAAGTTGTTCAGAAACTTTAATTGCATAAGAAAGTCCCGAGATTCCGGAACCAATTATTAATACATCCGCTTTTATCATATGCTTGCTTTAAGACAATGGTCTAATCATTAAATAAATTTAAACAATTTTTCGTTTGGTTTCCGTACTTTTTTCATGTGCTGAAAATGATCCTCTTCAGATCTGTAGCCCATTGCCAGTGTAACCGTTACTTTTTCTGTTTTCGGATCCAGATTTAGGATGTTTTCGATAAGATCTTCGCGAAACCCCTCCATGGGGCAAGTATCTACATTTTCAATAGCGGCAGCATACATTAGGTTTGCTAAGACGATATAGGATTGTTTTTCAGCCCAATTGAAAATTTCGTCATCCTTTTTTTGAACAATATGCTGGTTAATGCTCTTTTTGAAAGGATCAAGTGTTTCCAGTGGAATATTTCTCACTTCAGAAATGTGGTTAAAATAACCTCTTATATAACTTTCATCAATTGTTTTTTTAGAAACAATTACAATAAGGTGAGAACATGTAGAAATTTGAGATGGATTATAGAAAGCCGGAATAAGCTTTTGTTTCATTTCTTCGCTTTCAACAACTAAGATCTTGTACGGCTGAAGTCCCAAAGAGCTGGCAGACAATTTCCCCGACTCAAGAATGTTATGAAGGGTTTCCTGAGGAATAATCTCTTTGTTGAATTTTTTTACAGAATATCTTCTGCTTAAAGCTTCCAAATAATTCATAAGACAAATTTAAGAATTGAATATGAATAAAATGGAGTTATCAGGAAATATCTGTTTATAAATAATATGAAAAAGGATTGCTCAAAAAATGAAACAATCCTTTTTTTATGTGAATACGGATATTATTCTCTATTCTTTACCAATATCCATCCGGAATATTTGATAGCGGTATTTTTTTTGTCGTTTTCATTCCACGTTACGGAAAACCAGTAGCTGCCAGTAGAAACTTTTCTGCCAGCTATCGTTCCATCCCATTTGTATTTATTGGATTTATCACCCTGATGGAGTTTCGCCCCATACCGGTCGAAAATACTGAAAACTAAATTTTGTTTACCGGACAGTGCGGAGTAATCGATAACATCATTCACTCCGTCGCCGTTTGGAGTGATCACATTGACCAGATTTGGAACGGTAACGGTAATATCTATTGGCTCACAGTCATAGGCGTCTTTTACAAATATATTGGCTTCACCTCGTGGTAAATTAGAAAAGACATTGGAATTTTGCCAGTTGATATTGTCCAACGAGTATTGATAAGGAGGTGTTCCTCCTATTACATTTACGGTTATGGTATTGCTGGAAATATCAACATTGTTTATGACCGGTTGTTCAGAAGGGTATACGGTTACATTCTGAGTAGCAGTACACTCGCCGGTTTTTAATTTTACCCAGTAAACACCTACTCCCACATCAGTAATGCTCTGGGTTGTTGCTCCGGTACTCCAAAGATAGGATGCGAAACCCGGACCAGCGTCCAGAGTAGTTTTGTCTTCAATACAGATTATTTTGTCTTTTAAAATCGTCGAAAGAACAGGAGCGATCACCACCAGGGTGACTTTTGCTATCGCATAGCATCCGTTTGAGTTCGTAACTCTGATGTATACAACACCATTAGGGGCAATATAATTTGCCGGTGTGGTAATTTCATTGGTTCCGTTCATTGCATCCGTTAGCGATGGGTAATATTTTTTGGTTACCCCTAATTGTGTAGTTACCGAAGCGGCCGTCAGGTTGAAAGATGCTGTTGCAGGACTCGATTCAATAAAACAGGACCTTAGGGTAGCATCATTTACAGTGACAATGGGGGCTACTTTTAAGGCTATTGTTGCATCATTGTTATCGCATAATACCGACGATGGGTCTTTTATAACTACAGAAATATTGGTATCTGTGGTATACTGGAAATTTGTAGGATTTGGAATCGGGGTTCCGCTTCCTGTAATATAGTAAGTAAATGTATAATTGCTAGGAGTTGCTGTAAGTTGAGGATTAAATGTTGTTAAGTCTATATTTGCCATTCCGGCAAGGTCAGGACATATGAATTTTGTTATAGCTGTTTGTAGCAGAGGAATTTTGTCTACATAGACTTTTACGTTTTTTATAGAGTGTCTCGATCTTGCCCCTCCTGTAGAAGCTGAAAACCCAAAATAACCTACTGTCATGGCAGCAGCAGCTCCTGAAGGTGCGAAAGATTGATTAACGATTAAGTTTCCATCAATGGTTATTTTTACGATCCAGTTGGCCGGAGCTGCAGGATCTACTTCTCCGCTTACCTCTACATGTTTGTAGGTTGTACCTTGGAAGGGTTGTGTGGCATTCAGATCAGGGGAGTGAAAAGAGCTTCCGGGAACATTAAAAAACTCAACATTGTTGGTATCTGTAGTATTTGCAACCTGGCCATATGCAACATGTACTTTACTCATTCCGGAGGTTCCGGTTGCATTGTTATATGTGTCAAATCCGGTAATAAAACCGATCGCATTTTGGGATACTCCCAGTCCGGAGCCCAGAATACTTGCAACAGGAGGGTTGGCGAGATACCAAAATGCAATTCCGTCACCTGTATAAGTCTGATTGGAATCCATTCTGAAATCAAACTCTACTCTCCATTTGTCACAATATTTCAGATTGATGGGTTCGTTTAATCTTATGGAACCTGATCTGTCATTGATATCCGGAGTTAACTGCACAAAATCGGTATTTACAACCGTTGGTGCAACCATTGTCCATCCTGTAGTATTCACAGGGTTTCCTGTTAATTGATAGGTTTGTGAGAAAATCATTACCGGGAAACAGAGCAGAAAAAGGAGAGTATAAAAGGGTATAGTTTTTTTCATTGTTATAAAGGGTATTAGTTTTTTATGGTTTTATAAATCTTCTATTTTTTGGTAAAAAGAATCACTCCGGAAATAGAAGTGATTCTTTATTTTTTATATGGTTGGTTATTTTTATTAATCTCTGTTTTTTACCAGAATCCAGCCGGAATATTTAATCGCTGTATTCTTTTTATCGTTTTCATTCCATGAAACTGAATACCAGTAGCTGCCCGT
The sequence above is drawn from the Chryseobacterium daecheongense genome and encodes:
- a CDS encoding T9SS type B sorting domain-containing protein, with amino-acid sequence MKKTIPFYTLLFLLCFPVMIFSQTYQLTGNPVNTTGWTMVAPTVVNTDFVQLTPDINDRSGSIRLNEPINLKYCDKWRVEFDFRMDSNQTYTGDGIAFWYLANPPVASILGSGLGVSQNAIGFITGFDTYNNATGTSGMSKVHVAYGQVANTTDTNNVEFFNVPGSSFHSPDLNATQPFQGTTYKHVEVSGEVDPAAPANWIVKITIDGNLIVNQSFAPSGAAAAMTVGYFGFSASTGGARSRHSIKNVKVYVDKIPLLQTAITKFICPDLAGMANIDLTTFNPQLTATPSNYTFTYYITGSGTPIPNPTNFQYTTDTNISVVIKDPSSVLCDNNDATIALKVAPIVTVNDATLRSCFIESSPATASFNLTAASVTTQLGVTKKYYPSLTDAMNGTNEITTPANYIAPNGVVYIRVTNSNGCYAIAKVTLVVIAPVLSTILKDKIICIEDKTTLDAGPGFASYLWSTGATTQSITDVGVGVYWVKLKTGECTATQNVTVYPSEQPVINNVDISSNTITVNVIGGTPPYQYSLDNINWQNSNVFSNLPRGEANIFVKDAYDCEPIDITVTVPNLVNVITPNGDGVNDVIDYSALSGKQNLVFSIFDRYGAKLHQGDKSNKYKWDGTIAGRKVSTGSYWFSVTWNENDKKNTAIKYSGWILVKNRE
- a CDS encoding NAD(P)H-dependent oxidoreductase is translated as MNYLEALSRRYSVKKFNKEIIPQETLHNILESGKLSASSLGLQPYKILVVESEEMKQKLIPAFYNPSQISTCSHLIVIVSKKTIDESYIRGYFNHISEVRNIPLETLDPFKKSINQHIVQKKDDEIFNWAEKQSYIVLANLMYAAAIENVDTCPMEGFREDLIENILNLDPKTEKVTVTLAMGYRSEEDHFQHMKKVRKPNEKLFKFI
- the nadB gene encoding L-aspartate oxidase, translating into MIKADVLIIGSGISGLSYAIKVSEQLPDANIIIVTKSDEDESNTKYAQGGLAVVTDFKKDNFEKHIEDTMRAGDGESKRDVVEMVVKEAPARFNEIVEWGAQFDMKNGEFALGREGGHTENRIVHHKDITGFEIERALLQTAKNSPNIEILDHHYVIDIITQHHVPGKELNEGDIHCYGAYILDEKSKTIKKITSKITLVATGGAGHVYKNTTNPTIATGDGIAFVARAKGNVSNMQYYQFHPTALYSKIDGMLFLISEAVRGDGAKLRTKRGEKFMHKYDEREELASRDIVARAIDNEMKISGDEYVGLDCREMNQEKFLDHFPNIYKKCKEEAIDPFTQLIPVVPACHYLMGGIEVDRDGQSSIKNLFAVGECTNSGLHGANRLASNSLLEGLVFGHNAAMKTVELLKDNNFNFDDLKAVPEWNEEGMKIIDEMVIVSYLRKQLQEMMSDLVGIVRSNRRLKMALQKHHEIAAAVDEIYRYSILSPQLSELRNLTTVAHLIITQSMEMTENKGAFYNKDLA